The genomic interval CGCCCATGGCCACGGAATTTAAGCGTCTGCTGAAAGAAGTGAAGATGGGCGTATCACTGGAGACGGCGCTGCAGGATTTGGCGGCCCGGATCGGGACCGAAGACATGGAGCTGGTGGTGACGGCCATAACCATTCAGCGGCAAGTAGGCGGTAATCTGGCTGAAGTGCTGGAAAAGATTTCGCACACCATCCGGGAACGAATCAGGCTCAAGAACGAGCTGCGGGCGCTTACTGCCCAAGGCCGACTGTCGGCCATAATTGTCATCGCTTTGCCGCCGGTGTTTACCGCCTTAGTTACTATGTTTAACCCTGAGTTTATGTTGCCTTTAATAACCGAACCGGTGGGCAGGATGATGCTGATAATGGCTGTGGCCATGCAGATCCTGGGCGTGATTATCATCAGACGGATTGTAAATATTGAGTTGTAGCCAGGGTTTACAGGGGCAAATAAGGGGTGATTAGATGCTACCGGCGATTATTACGCTGCTGCTGGTTTTCCTGGTAGTACTGGGGCTGGGGCAGCTCTTGACCGGCCGTCGGCGCCGGCTCATAAACCGGTTGGAACGGTTAAAGGCGGATACTCCCGAGGATGCGGCCCAGGCGTTGAGGAGACCCTTCAGTGAGCGCATCATCTTTCCGTTGCTGGAAAACATCGGGCAGCAAGTGGCTCGTCTTACTCCCAAACAAATGAAAGGCGCCTTAGATAAGCGCCTGGTGGTGGCCGGCCCTCCCTTGCGGACCAACCCGGTTAGGTTCCTTAGCCTCTTGGGGCTCCTTACGGTGGTACTGCCGGTGTTGACGGCAGTAGTGGTCTGGAAAAGCAATTTACCTTTTTTACGCTCGGTAGTGGCGGTGGTGCTGGCAGCAGCATCCGGAGCCATATTTCCCCTGGTATATCTTGACTGGCGTATTAACCAGCGCCAGCAGGCCATTTCCCGGAGCTTGCCCAGTGTACTGGACTTGTTGGTGGTCAGCGTCGAGGCAGGACTAGGTTTCGATATGGCCCTGCATCGCGTCACCGAACAAATAAGAGGGCCGCTGGCCGACGAACTGGGTCTTACACTGAATGAAATTCGGCTGGGACGGACGCGGCGAGCGGCGCTGCGCGATTTGACCGCCCGCACAGAAGTTTCCGACCTGACTACCTTTATCAGTTCTATTATCCAGGCCGATCAGCTGGGCGTCAGTATCGGCAATGTGCTCAGAGTGCAGTCGGATTCCCTGCGGGTTAAGCAGCGACAGCGGTTTCAAGAGCAAGCTATGAAAGCTTCTATTAAGATGCTGTTTCCCACCATTTTTCTCATCCTGCCGGCGCTGTTCATCGTTATTTTGGGGCCGGCGTTTCTCAGCATTATGAAGGTGTTTTAGTGTAATTAGGAGACTGCTTAACGCTTCCCTGTTAACGAGACAAGCTACCTTGTTAATGGCACTCATAGAAACCTGACAAGACACTGTTTTCACATCATATAATGCGAACCTGGTCTTCAACAGAAACCTTTCCCGTTAGTGTCCCAGCGACGAATTCTATCGCGCTGGCGGCCCGGGGAACATAGGGAACTGCCCGCCAGGGCTGCAGGTTTTCTACCACCTGCACCACGGTAAGATCACGATCTAAGAACAATACATCGATGGGAT from Bacillota bacterium carries:
- a CDS encoding type II secretion system F family protein, producing the protein MLPAIITLLLVFLVVLGLGQLLTGRRRRLINRLERLKADTPEDAAQALRRPFSERIIFPLLENIGQQVARLTPKQMKGALDKRLVVAGPPLRTNPVRFLSLLGLLTVVLPVLTAVVVWKSNLPFLRSVVAVVLAAASGAIFPLVYLDWRINQRQQAISRSLPSVLDLLVVSVEAGLGFDMALHRVTEQIRGPLADELGLTLNEIRLGRTRRAALRDLTARTEVSDLTTFISSIIQADQLGVSIGNVLRVQSDSLRVKQRQRFQEQAMKASIKMLFPTIFLILPALFIVILGPAFLSIMKVF